A region from the Nitrospirota bacterium genome encodes:
- the bamA gene encoding outer membrane protein assembly factor BamA, whose amino-acid sequence MRNRKYYSLFTVFCLLFTVHCSLFTHAYASEPEKKIRAIEVTGVRRIKPEDLIDMICLGIGDPVDRGVLQAGIKRAFKKGIFLDIKAETEPFQDGLKLKYTVTEMPVINRISITGNKLINEKDIKTALLLKTGEDLKEEFLKKAETAVLNIYRKKGFPGAKVKIKAKSDKTPYRVNLHVFIEEGMPLIIKTIFAPGEIKSIMKVSEGRIFDTELIDKDILRIKKHYKELGYLKPVVGPYEFRDGELFIPFSPGQRLEITFRGNTVIGANELLKEMPFMEDEEVTDKLAEDAANLIKKLYWQRGYNHVVVAGGIETTDELIKIAFFIFEGKKVILKDINFEGITIPAKNIEAIIPLQREQPFDESLIDSSTESIISFYNGLGYLDAEIKEARKDFPVDIDELTVTFAVHEGTQTKIEKINITGARAAGIDEIMKAVHLKESAPYNALDVEDARYKILSLYNRLGYADAHVEAETATENGRAFITFKINGGRHSTIGKIIIRGNKKTKDKIIRREFDIKEGDSYDHEKLIRAKQQLYRLGLFSEITIETLAGTSGETTNIKDILVTVKEGNAGAVDVGLGYGDYESFRGFLDLSYRNLGGYNRQAGFRTELNSLEKRYILSFKEPWFFNKPQLPLKLSLTNESKRSINIDTRETKYEIDRTSLLAGVDRELTERLKATLNYEYSIVNTHNVKPGVILSKDDTGTLGISSISPALFYDTRDNPFDPASGSLKGIVLKLASKAFLSETEFIKATLQGAWFFEISTGLVFACSLRGGGAYGLGETSDLPLIERFFLGGRTTVRGYNQDTLGPKGADNTPTGGNAFALGNAELRASIGKGLGIVAFVDSGNVWQDTNDINFELKYTVGPGLRYNTPVGPFRLDYGHKLNKEEGESSGELHFSLGHAF is encoded by the coding sequence ATGAGAAATAGAAAATACTATTCACTGTTCACTGTTTTCTGTCTACTGTTCACTGTTCACTGTTCACTATTCACGCATGCTTATGCCTCAGAACCTGAGAAAAAGATCAGGGCGATTGAGGTCACAGGCGTCAGGCGGATAAAACCTGAAGACCTGATTGATATGATTTGCCTCGGCATCGGGGACCCTGTAGACAGGGGCGTTTTGCAGGCAGGAATAAAGAGGGCCTTTAAGAAAGGTATTTTTCTTGATATAAAGGCAGAAACTGAGCCCTTTCAGGACGGGCTAAAATTAAAATACACCGTCACTGAAATGCCTGTAATCAACCGTATAAGCATTACAGGCAATAAACTTATCAATGAGAAAGACATCAAAACCGCACTTTTACTGAAAACCGGTGAAGACCTCAAGGAAGAATTTCTGAAAAAAGCTGAAACTGCTGTTTTAAACATTTACCGCAAAAAAGGCTTCCCCGGAGCAAAGGTTAAGATTAAGGCTAAGAGTGATAAAACTCCATACAGGGTTAATCTTCATGTTTTTATTGAAGAAGGTATGCCTCTGATCATTAAAACTATCTTTGCCCCCGGTGAAATTAAAAGCATTATGAAAGTCTCAGAAGGCAGAATCTTTGACACTGAACTGATTGATAAAGACATTCTCCGGATTAAAAAACACTACAAGGAATTGGGCTATCTAAAACCGGTCGTGGGACCTTATGAATTCAGAGACGGTGAACTTTTCATCCCTTTTTCTCCGGGACAAAGGCTTGAAATCACATTCAGAGGGAATACAGTTATTGGAGCAAACGAGCTTTTGAAGGAAATGCCCTTTATGGAAGACGAAGAGGTGACCGACAAACTGGCAGAAGACGCCGCAAATCTCATTAAGAAGCTTTACTGGCAGAGAGGATACAATCATGTAGTAGTGGCAGGCGGCATTGAGACAACAGATGAGCTGATAAAAATTGCTTTTTTTATTTTTGAGGGTAAAAAAGTCATTCTTAAGGACATAAATTTTGAAGGCATCACCATCCCCGCAAAAAACATAGAAGCAATCATACCGCTTCAGAGGGAGCAGCCTTTTGATGAGTCGCTGATAGACAGCAGCACGGAATCCATAATAAGTTTTTACAACGGGCTCGGCTACCTTGATGCAGAGATTAAGGAAGCGCGAAAGGATTTCCCGGTAGATATTGATGAACTGACAGTTACGTTTGCAGTGCATGAAGGAACCCAGACGAAAATTGAAAAAATAAACATTACAGGCGCCCGGGCTGCTGGAATTGACGAAATAATGAAAGCCGTCCATCTGAAAGAATCAGCCCCTTATAATGCGCTTGATGTTGAAGATGCACGGTATAAAATTTTATCCCTTTATAACCGTCTTGGTTATGCCGATGCACATGTTGAAGCTGAAACTGCAACTGAAAACGGCAGGGCCTTTATTACCTTTAAAATAAATGGGGGCAGGCATTCAACCATAGGAAAGATTATTATACGCGGCAATAAAAAAACCAAGGATAAAATCATTAGAAGGGAATTTGATATTAAAGAAGGCGATTCCTACGACCATGAAAAACTTATAAGGGCAAAACAGCAGCTTTACAGGCTCGGGCTTTTTTCAGAGATAACCATTGAAACACTTGCCGGAACAAGCGGGGAAACAACGAATATAAAAGACATCCTCGTCACTGTAAAGGAAGGAAATGCAGGAGCAGTGGATGTCGGTCTCGGTTACGGCGACTATGAGAGTTTCAGGGGATTTCTGGACTTGAGCTACCGCAATTTAGGCGGCTACAACAGACAGGCAGGATTCAGGACAGAATTAAACTCATTGGAAAAAAGGTACATACTGAGTTTTAAGGAACCGTGGTTTTTTAACAAACCGCAGCTCCCGTTAAAGCTTTCCCTCACAAATGAAAGCAAACGGTCCATAAACATTGATACCAGAGAGACAAAATATGAAATTGACAGGACATCCCTGCTTGCAGGCGTTGACAGGGAATTAACCGAAAGGTTAAAGGCAACTCTCAACTACGAATATTCAATCGTAAATACACATAATGTTAAGCCGGGAGTAATCTTAAGCAAAGATGACACAGGGACGCTCGGCATAAGCAGTATTTCACCTGCATTATTCTACGACACAAGAGACAATCCGTTTGACCCTGCTTCAGGCTCACTTAAAGGAATAGTCCTTAAGCTTGCCTCAAAGGCATTTTTATCGGAGACAGAATTTATCAAAGCAACCCTTCAGGGGGCATGGTTTTTTGAGATAAGTACCGGGCTTGTATTTGCCTGCTCGCTGCGTGGAGGCGGCGCTTACGGACTTGGCGAAACATCCGACCTTCCCTTGATAGAAAGATTTTTTCTCGGAGGCAGAACTACAGTGAGAGGGTATAATCAGGATACGCTTGGACCTAAAGGCGCTGATAACACCCCGACCGGCGGCAATGCCTTTGCGCTTGGAAATGCAGAGCTGCGGGCATCCATTGGAAAGGGACTGGGGATAGTTGCATTCGTTGACAGCGGGAATGTCTGGCAAGACACCAATGATATAAACTTTGAGTTAAAATATACTGTCGGCCCTGGCCTAAGATATAATACCCCAGTAGGACCATTCAGGCTTGATTACGGTCACAAATTAAACAAGGAAGAAGGTGAAAGCAGTGGAGAACTGCATTTCAGCCTTGGACATGCATTTTAA
- a CDS encoding 2-oxoacid:acceptor oxidoreductase family protein, translating to MNSKNLQLIVAGFGGQGVLFTGKLLTYAAMLEGREVTCFPSYGAEIRGGTANCTVIISDEMIGSPVVNKPDVLLIMNEASMERFVPRLKSGGLLIMNSSLIKNLPKRQDLEVLQINATGMAEELGSSQIANMIMIGALIAKTGIISVDTVFNALGDIIPERKKGIIPVNQTAIKKGLEEIRIENAVKKPQTCLPAGRGRRG from the coding sequence GTGAACAGTAAAAATTTACAGCTTATTGTTGCCGGATTCGGGGGGCAGGGAGTTTTATTTACAGGAAAACTCCTTACATATGCCGCTATGCTGGAAGGCAGGGAAGTAACATGTTTTCCTTCCTACGGCGCAGAGATTAGGGGCGGCACTGCCAACTGCACGGTGATAATATCCGATGAAATGATAGGTTCTCCGGTAGTCAATAAACCGGATGTCCTGCTGATTATGAATGAGGCGTCTATGGAGAGGTTTGTCCCGAGATTAAAATCAGGCGGGCTTCTGATAATGAATTCGTCGCTGATAAAAAATCTTCCAAAGAGGCAGGACCTTGAGGTGCTTCAGATAAATGCAACCGGCATGGCAGAAGAGCTTGGCAGCAGCCAAATTGCAAATATGATTATGATTGGAGCGCTTATCGCCAAAACAGGCATCATAAGTGTTGACACTGTTTTTAATGCATTGGGAGATATAATTCCGGAAAGGAAAAAAGGTATCATACCGGTCAATCAAACTGCAATAAAGAAAGGACTGGAAGAAATTAGAATAGAAAATGCGGTAAAAAAACCACAGACCTGCCTGCCGGCAGGCAGGGGGCGCAGAGGCTAA
- a CDS encoding N-acetyltransferase: MRVRKAKAGDVKGLHSLINKFAKKDEMLPRSLNEIYENIRDFFVYTQGEKIKGTAALHVLWEDLAEIRSIAVLEEYQRSGIGKKLIDQCIKEAGTLGIKRIFALTYYPEFFKKMGFEDIDKNDLPQKIWSDCLKCPLFPECEEVAVIKELRE; this comes from the coding sequence TTGAGAGTTAGAAAGGCAAAGGCAGGGGATGTAAAGGGGCTGCATTCGCTTATCAATAAGTTTGCAAAAAAAGACGAGATGCTTCCCCGGTCTCTGAACGAAATATATGAAAATATCCGTGATTTTTTTGTCTATACACAAGGCGAAAAAATTAAAGGGACTGCGGCCCTGCATGTTTTATGGGAGGACTTAGCCGAGATAAGGTCCATTGCCGTACTGGAGGAATACCAGCGCAGCGGTATAGGTAAAAAACTGATTGACCAATGTATTAAGGAGGCTGGGACGCTTGGCATAAAGAGGATTTTTGCGCTGACTTATTATCCTGAATTTTTTAAAAAGATGGGGTTTGAAGATATTGACAAGAATGACCTCCCCCAGAAGATTTGGAGCGACTGCCTTAAATGCCCTTTATTCCCTGAATGCGAGGAAGTAGCAGTGATAAAGGAACTGAGAGAATAA
- a CDS encoding 2-oxoglutarate oxidoreductase, producing the protein MKKISAKPESLKPVPFRFCPGCGHGLLHKIIAEIIDELGMREKTIGFAPVGCAVFAYDYFNFDVIETAHGRPPAVATAIKRLLPDNLVFTYQGDGDLAAIGTAEIVHAAARGENFSVIFVNNATYGMTGGQMAPTTLLGQMTTTTTKGREQKLTGYPVKVSEMLATLDGVSFICRTSMDSPQNVIKTKNAVKKAFQYQLDGKGFSFVEVLAPCPTDWWMSPKEALLWIKEKMIPVFPPGVVKDKYSKQSTVNSEQ; encoded by the coding sequence ATGAAAAAAATATCGGCTAAGCCGGAAAGTTTAAAGCCCGTTCCTTTCCGCTTTTGCCCCGGATGCGGACATGGACTGCTTCATAAAATAATTGCCGAAATAATTGATGAACTCGGCATGAGAGAAAAGACCATAGGTTTTGCGCCTGTGGGCTGCGCGGTTTTTGCGTATGATTATTTTAATTTTGACGTAATTGAGACGGCCCACGGAAGACCTCCTGCCGTTGCAACAGCGATAAAACGGCTTTTGCCTGACAATCTGGTTTTTACTTATCAGGGCGACGGCGATCTTGCTGCAATAGGCACGGCGGAAATAGTGCATGCTGCGGCAAGGGGCGAAAATTTCAGCGTTATTTTTGTCAACAATGCGACATACGGCATGACCGGCGGGCAGATGGCGCCCACAACCTTGTTGGGACAAATGACGACCACGACCACTAAAGGCAGGGAACAAAAGCTGACCGGTTATCCGGTTAAGGTATCTGAGATGCTGGCCACACTTGATGGAGTAAGCTTTATCTGCAGGACTTCTATGGACTCGCCTCAGAATGTTATAAAAACCAAAAATGCCGTCAAAAAGGCCTTTCAATATCAGCTTGACGGCAAGGGTTTCAGCTTTGTAGAGGTGCTTGCACCCTGCCCGACGGACTGGTGGATGAGTCCCAAAGAGGCGCTGTTATGGATAAAGGAGAAAATGATTCCCGTCTTTCCGCCCGGAGTGGTAAAGGATAAGTACAGTAAACAGTCAACGGTGAACAGTGAACAGTAA